GCAGCCAATCAATAGCACCATCCGGGCGGGCAATTTTATTATCTAAGCTTGTTGCAATGTACAGTTTTACTTTTCGCTTTTCCATGTTAGTTTTATCTAAATAGGCGTTTAAAAAGAACAATATGAACTTAGCTTAAAATTTAAAAAATAACTGGTTTACTTCGGGCAATCTAATCCGTAATTTCGCTTTTCCAGGTTTGGCATGGGCAAGATAAATCCGGCTTTTTATCTGATTATAATTTTTAAATGAATAAATTACCTTTTTAAATTATACAGGTTTAACTAGCAAAGCAATATAAAGCTGGTAAACACCTTTATAAAAGTAGAATTTTAAAAATTTCTTATTCTAGCCGTTCGGTTTGGATTAGCGGAGAATTGATAGCATGAACGCTCCACAGCGCATATTAGTAACAGGTAGTGCCGGTTTTATTGGTCATCACCTGGTAATGGCCTTAGTTAAAATGCCCTACGAAATTTATGGATTAGACTCCCTCAATCATTATTATGATCCGGAGTTAAAATCGGGGCGTTTACAACTACAAGGGATTGAGGTTGACGACACGAGGGCCGGTAACCTGGTTAAAAGCAAATACCACGAAAACCTATTTTTTACCAGGCTCGATTTAACCGATACCGCCGCCCTTACCCAACTTTTCACCGAACAGGCTTTTGATATGGTTATCAATCTGGCGGCGCAGGCGGGCGTGCGCCACAGCATGAAAGAACCGCAATCGTATGTAGCCAGCAATTTAGTGGGGTTCGCCAATTTGCTCGAATGCTGCCGGAATTTTAAAATAAAACACTTTTTATTCGCGTCTTCCAGCTCGGTTTACGGCAACAATGCGAATATTCCGTTCACAACCGCACACCCCACCGATACGCCGGTTTCATTTTATGCGGCAACCAAAAAAGCCAACGAAGTAATGGCGCATAGCTACGCCCATTTGTATAAAATACCTACTACCGGCTTGCGGTTTTTTACAGTATACGGTCCTTGGGGGCGGCCCGATATGGCTTACTTTTCTTTCACCAAAGCTATATTGGAAGAAACGCCCATTAAAATTTACAATCATGGCAACATGCTCCGCGACTTTACCTACGTTGATGATGTCGTGGAAAGTATCACGCGCCTGATTACCCTGCCGCCCAAAATTAGCGCTGCCCCGGCCGTGCCTTTTAAATTGTTAAATGTAGGCAACAGTAAACCCGAACACTTGCTGGAGTTAGTAAGTTTACTCGAAAAACTACTCGATAAAAAAGCCAAATTAGATTTACAGCCCATGCCGCCCGGCGATGTGCCGGTTACCTACGCCGATGTACAGGAACTGGAACTTCTAACGCAGTACCGGCCCACCACCACTTTAGAAGTTGGTCTTTCTCAGTTTGTTTTCTGGTATAAACATTATTACCAAAACAAATATTTACCCGTACGGTAAGAAAAAATTAATACGTACCTTTACCGATCTTAAATACCCGCAGTGTTGAATTTAGTTTTTTATGACCTTTATTCCTTCTAATACGCAAGAGCCCTCTTTAACGGTTATTGTTCCGGTTTATAACGAAGAAGAATGCCTGGTGCGGTTTTGCGATGCCATGGACCCATTTCTGGAGCAATCGCCGATGCCAACGCAGGTGCTTTTTGTGAACGATGGCTCCCGGGATAATAGTTTGCGGGAAATTAAGCATATCTGCAATACCAAATCTGCCTACAGCTATATTTCGCTGGATAAAAATTATGGCTTAAGCACTGCCTTTAAAGCCGGCATTGATTATGCCAAAACCACTTACATTGGTTACATCGATTCGGATTTACAGACTTCGCCGCTGGATTTTTTACTTTATTTCCCTTATTTACCCGAATACCAGATGGTAAACGGCATCCGCCAAAAGCGTAAAGATACTTTCGTTAAAAAAATCTCGTCGAAAATTGCGAATAGTTTCCGGCGACGCATGATTCAGGATGGCATTGCTGACACGGGTTGTCCGTTGAAAATTATGGATGCGGCTTACGCCAAGCGCGTACCTTTTTTTACGGGCATGCACCGCTTTTTGCCCGCTTTGTTTCAATTACAGGGCGCCAAAGTAAAACAAATCCCGGTTCAGCACTTTGAGCGTTTGGCGGGTTATTCTAAATACCATTTATTTAACCGGCTCTGGGGGCCACTGCAAGATACTTTTGC
The sequence above is a segment of the Adhaeribacter swui genome. Coding sequences within it:
- a CDS encoding NAD-dependent epimerase/dehydratase family protein, which encodes MNAPQRILVTGSAGFIGHHLVMALVKMPYEIYGLDSLNHYYDPELKSGRLQLQGIEVDDTRAGNLVKSKYHENLFFTRLDLTDTAALTQLFTEQAFDMVINLAAQAGVRHSMKEPQSYVASNLVGFANLLECCRNFKIKHFLFASSSSVYGNNANIPFTTAHPTDTPVSFYAATKKANEVMAHSYAHLYKIPTTGLRFFTVYGPWGRPDMAYFSFTKAILEETPIKIYNHGNMLRDFTYVDDVVESITRLITLPPKISAAPAVPFKLLNVGNSKPEHLLELVSLLEKLLDKKAKLDLQPMPPGDVPVTYADVQELELLTQYRPTTTLEVGLSQFVFWYKHYYQNKYLPVR
- a CDS encoding glycosyltransferase, with the translated sequence MTFIPSNTQEPSLTVIVPVYNEEECLVRFCDAMDPFLEQSPMPTQVLFVNDGSRDNSLREIKHICNTKSAYSYISLDKNYGLSTAFKAGIDYAKTTYIGYIDSDLQTSPLDFLLYFPYLPEYQMVNGIRQKRKDTFVKKISSKIANSFRRRMIQDGIADTGCPLKIMDAAYAKRVPFFTGMHRFLPALFQLQGAKVKQIPVQHFERLAGYSKYHLFNRLWGPLQDTFAFRWMRKRYIRYQIAEQMPKTTLQPQHD